A genomic segment from Corythoichthys intestinalis isolate RoL2023-P3 chromosome 2, ASM3026506v1, whole genome shotgun sequence encodes:
- the mrps25 gene encoding 28S ribosomal protein S25, mitochondrial yields the protein MPMKGRFPIRRTLQYLQQGDIIFKKRVKIMTVNYNTHGELSDGARKFVFFNIPQIQYKNPWVQVMMFKNMTPSPFLRFYLDDGEQVLVDVEGKDHKAISRHVKTILGKSQTVLEEEARAKMQASNPANFGPKKYCLRECICEVDGQVPCPSNVPLPKEMTGKYRSQMLAQQE from the exons ATGCCTATGAAAGGAAGATTCCCGATCAGGAGGACGCTGCAGTATCTCCAGCAAGGTGACATCATCTTTAAAAAGCGTGTGAAGATCATGACGGTCAATTACAACACACACGGAGAGCTCAGCGACGGCGCGAG AAAATTTGTCTTCTTCAATATTCCTCAAATTCAGTACAAAAACCCGTGGGTCCAAGTAATGATGTTCAAAAACATGACGCCGTCGCCCTTCTTGAGATTCTACTTGG ACGATGGTGAACAGGTTCTGGTGGATGTGGAAGGCAAAGACCACAAAGCCATTTCACGACACGTAAAGACCATTTTAGGCAAATCCCA GACCGTGTTGGAGGAGGAAGCACGAGCCAAGATGCAGGCCTCCAACCCAGCAaactttggacccaaaaagtacTGCTTAAGGGAGTGCATCTGCGAGGTGGATGGCCAGGTGCCGTGTCCCAGTAACGTGCCACTACCCAAAGAAATGACGGGCAAATATCGTTCCCAGATGTTGGCACAGCAAGAATGA